CTCTGGCCTGCTACTCCAGAAGTATCGAAGTGCATCAGTCTTTTTGGAAACCGTGGTTGGCTCTGAAAAGAGCCTTTGAGATGTGGGCAGTCAGACAAATTCACTTGGAGCTGGTGTACTTGGTGACGGCCTTGGTGCCCTCCGACACGGCGTGCTTGGCCAGCTCCCCGGGCAGCAGCAGGCGCACGGCCGTCTGGATCTCCCGGGACGTGATGGTCGAGCGCTTGTTGTAGTGCGCCAGGCGCGAGGCCTCGCCGGCGATGCGCTCGAAGATGTCGTTCACGAACGAGTTCATGATGCCCATGGCCTTGGACGAGATGCCGGTGTCGGGGTGCACCTGCTTGAGCACCTTGTACACGTACACCGAGTAGCTCTCCTTGCGGCTGCGCTTGCGCTTCTTGCCGTCCTTCTTCTGCGCCTTGGTCACCGCCTTCTTGGAGCCCTTCTTCGGGGCAGGAGCGGACTTGGCTGGCTCAGGCATGGCGAGAACGAACTGGTGAAAGTGAGGAGTTCACAACCGGCGCCTCTTTAAGTATGGAAC
This portion of the Marmota flaviventris isolate mMarFla1 chromosome 6, mMarFla1.hap1, whole genome shotgun sequence genome encodes:
- the LOC114082419 gene encoding histone H2B type 1-C/E/F/G/I, with product MPEPAKSAPAPKKGSKKAVTKAQKKDGKKRKRSRKESYSVYVYKVLKQVHPDTGISSKAMGIMNSFVNDIFERIAGEASRLAHYNKRSTITSREIQTAVRLLLPGELAKHAVSEGTKAVTKYTSSK